Proteins encoded by one window of Filimonas effusa:
- the xylA gene encoding xylose isomerase gives MSVTIGEKEFFKGIGQIKYEGPQSDNPLAFRWYDADKVVAGKPMKDHLRFAGAYWHSFCGTGADPFGEATHLFPWDQKSDAVAKAKDKMDAAFEFFTKLNLPYYCFHDVDVVDYTNDVAENDKRLQTLVDYAKEKQAASGVKLLWGTANLFSHRRYMNGASTNPDFHVLAHAGAQVKAALDATIALKGENYVFWGGREGYMSLLNTNMKREQAHLAKFLHTAKDYARKNGFKGTFFIEPKPCEPTKHQYDYDAATVLGFLREHDLLNDFKLNLEVNHATLAGHTFQHELQVAADAGLLGSMDANRGDMQNGWDTDQFPNNINEVVECMLIILEAGGFKGGGINFDAKIRRNSTDPEDLFYAHIGGMDTFARALIVADNILQQSAYRKIREERYASFDNGKGKAFEEGKLGLEDLRSFAIENGEPALKSGKQEFLENLINQYI, from the coding sequence ATGTCAGTGACTATTGGAGAAAAAGAATTTTTCAAAGGAATAGGCCAGATCAAATACGAAGGACCTCAGTCAGATAATCCCCTTGCATTCCGCTGGTACGATGCCGATAAAGTGGTAGCAGGTAAACCAATGAAAGATCACCTGCGTTTTGCAGGCGCCTACTGGCATTCTTTCTGCGGCACCGGCGCCGATCCATTTGGTGAAGCAACCCATCTCTTCCCCTGGGATCAGAAATCAGACGCGGTTGCAAAGGCAAAAGATAAAATGGATGCAGCTTTCGAATTCTTTACCAAACTCAATCTTCCTTACTATTGCTTCCACGACGTAGATGTGGTTGACTATACCAACGACGTTGCTGAAAACGACAAACGTCTCCAGACATTGGTTGATTACGCGAAAGAAAAACAGGCAGCCAGCGGTGTTAAATTGTTATGGGGCACAGCCAACCTGTTCTCTCACCGCCGTTATATGAACGGGGCCTCAACCAACCCCGATTTCCATGTACTGGCCCATGCAGGTGCCCAGGTAAAAGCAGCCCTTGATGCTACTATTGCCCTTAAAGGCGAAAATTATGTGTTCTGGGGCGGTCGTGAAGGTTATATGAGCCTGCTCAATACCAACATGAAACGCGAACAGGCACACCTGGCTAAATTCCTTCATACTGCTAAGGATTACGCCCGCAAAAACGGCTTTAAAGGCACCTTCTTTATCGAACCCAAGCCTTGTGAACCTACTAAGCACCAGTACGATTATGATGCAGCTACCGTGCTTGGCTTCCTCAGGGAACATGACCTGCTGAACGACTTTAAGCTCAACCTCGAAGTAAACCATGCTACCCTGGCTGGCCATACCTTCCAGCACGAACTGCAGGTGGCTGCCGATGCCGGCCTCCTTGGTTCTATGGATGCAAACAGGGGCGATATGCAGAACGGTTGGGATACCGATCAGTTCCCCAACAACATCAACGAAGTCGTAGAATGTATGCTCATTATCCTCGAAGCAGGGGGATTCAAAGGGGGTGGAATTAATTTCGACGCAAAAATTCGCCGAAATTCTACAGATCCTGAAGATTTATTTTATGCTCATATCGGCGGTATGGATACATTTGCAAGAGCTTTGATTGTCGCAGACAATATTTTGCAGCAGTCGGCATACCGGAAAATCAGAGAAGAGCGTTACGCCTCTTTCGACAATGGAAAAGGAAAAGCGTTTGAAGAAGGGAAACTTGGCCTCGAAGATTTAAGGTCGTTCGCTATCGAAAATGGCGAACCAGCATTAAAAAGCGGAAAACAAGAATTCCTGGAAAACCTGATCAATCAGTATATTTAG
- a CDS encoding TlpA family protein disulfide reductase has protein sequence MKSLFICLLLLTTVAFAQEKIIENPPFSVRSSEILEIRKIVLDNKRTEIEFTAYQQPGRWFRVATGSYIRANGKKYLADTAIGLSLDKETFTGPSGQMNFTLSFPPIDLNTERIDFIESDCEACFKIWGIELKSKFVLLRDSIPASVKNAPKTGGSGMLPVNNLKLGKTSIKGILLGYVPEMKFKLEAFLNNPLTREQEEYEFPIADDGSFKAEVPLVYSTQLLLRVNDLINENVLVAPGGEMEVYVDLPLRDRQQSKLRVDSCPAAKWVYFGGTYAGINNEYFDKQAQLWKLYLNADALTDTDEIDLATYRKNILERWKQKKEELAQQSYSPQLKQLVTLELNHALIGKLIHAPSNMEWAYRKKHNIGAREPIPDYKRFVLDSGYFRFLKEMDLNNPVNLYTFGFENVINGCSYLTLNSEVNSVFFNRMPDIAESLIKMTRMTPRELTYANYLAAQKYERWSPKSIAAAKQQISTYIDSLLKIDIVTGGARRDAERIRSSITDANTTFRELYTAFDRFTFSHMALLQKLNYMILIENTDTALNTPKFSVEFVNNFQEKYKPYTDVLFREEMDKSYTGLVAEMLDTDKGLLFDLMYVQKMASSLEEMEPVSSVKMDRIRSLNNPVFLAFITERNKQLLAKIEANKRKTGYRVYNTPKVENDALLAEILKPFQGKVIFIDFWNTWCSPCRSAMQTFEPVKQQYKDKNIAFVYLADESSPITAWENMIAGIPGEHYRLNGPQMQYLSKKFGIKGIPSYLILNQKAEQVYFKTGFSGNEVISGILDKELEKE, from the coding sequence ATGAAAAGCTTGTTCATCTGCCTGCTGCTGCTTACAACCGTTGCTTTTGCCCAGGAAAAGATAATAGAAAACCCGCCGTTTAGTGTCCGGAGTTCGGAAATACTTGAGATCAGGAAAATTGTTCTTGATAACAAAAGGACAGAAATTGAGTTTACAGCTTATCAGCAACCCGGCAGGTGGTTTCGTGTTGCAACAGGTTCTTACATTCGTGCTAACGGTAAGAAATACCTGGCTGACACGGCCATAGGACTGAGCCTTGATAAAGAAACGTTTACCGGACCATCCGGGCAAATGAATTTTACGCTTAGCTTCCCACCGATTGATTTAAATACGGAAAGAATAGATTTCATTGAAAGCGACTGTGAGGCTTGCTTTAAGATCTGGGGAATAGAACTGAAATCAAAATTCGTTCTTCTACGCGACTCTATTCCTGCCAGCGTTAAGAACGCACCAAAAACTGGCGGAAGTGGCATGCTGCCTGTAAATAACTTAAAACTGGGCAAAACCAGCATCAAAGGTATACTCCTGGGATATGTTCCTGAAATGAAATTTAAACTTGAAGCATTTTTGAATAATCCGCTTACAAGGGAACAGGAAGAGTATGAGTTTCCGATAGCAGATGATGGCTCCTTTAAAGCCGAAGTGCCCTTGGTTTACAGCACACAGCTATTGCTTCGGGTAAATGATCTTATTAATGAAAATGTTTTGGTAGCCCCGGGAGGAGAAATGGAAGTGTATGTGGATCTGCCACTGAGAGATCGGCAGCAGTCTAAACTTCGCGTCGACAGTTGCCCTGCGGCCAAATGGGTGTATTTTGGAGGTACTTATGCCGGCATCAACAATGAATACTTTGATAAGCAGGCGCAGCTTTGGAAATTATATCTTAACGCCGATGCGCTCACAGATACGGATGAAATTGATTTGGCAACCTATCGGAAAAATATTCTTGAAAGATGGAAGCAAAAAAAAGAGGAGCTGGCGCAGCAGTCATATTCCCCACAGTTAAAGCAACTGGTAACACTGGAACTCAACCACGCATTGATCGGTAAGTTAATACATGCACCAAGCAACATGGAATGGGCATACCGTAAAAAGCATAATATAGGCGCACGTGAGCCGATTCCTGACTACAAGAGGTTTGTTTTAGATTCCGGCTATTTCCGTTTCCTTAAAGAAATGGATTTAAATAATCCTGTTAATTTATACACCTTTGGTTTTGAGAATGTCATAAATGGCTGCAGCTATCTTACTCTGAATAGTGAAGTGAATTCCGTTTTCTTCAATAGAATGCCTGATATAGCGGAGTCACTTATTAAAATGACCCGGATGACTCCCAGGGAGTTAACTTATGCCAATTACCTGGCTGCTCAAAAATACGAGAGATGGTCTCCTAAAAGCATTGCAGCAGCAAAGCAACAAATTTCGACCTACATCGATTCTCTGCTGAAGATTGACATAGTAACTGGTGGCGCCAGAAGGGATGCTGAACGAATTCGTTCTTCAATCACAGACGCCAATACAACATTCAGGGAGCTTTATACGGCTTTTGATAGGTTTACTTTCAGCCACATGGCATTGCTGCAAAAATTAAACTATATGATCCTGATTGAGAATACCGACACGGCACTGAATACGCCAAAGTTTTCAGTTGAGTTTGTCAACAACTTTCAAGAGAAATATAAACCCTACACAGACGTACTTTTTAGAGAAGAAATGGATAAAAGTTATACCGGATTGGTTGCTGAAATGCTGGATACAGACAAGGGATTGTTGTTTGATCTGATGTATGTTCAGAAGATGGCTTCTTCGCTCGAAGAAATGGAACCGGTTTCCTCCGTGAAAATGGATCGTATCAGGAGCCTGAACAACCCTGTCTTCCTGGCATTTATAACTGAAAGAAATAAACAGCTATTGGCCAAGATAGAAGCCAATAAAAGAAAGACCGGCTACAGGGTATATAACACACCCAAAGTAGAGAACGATGCTTTGCTGGCTGAAATCTTAAAGCCTTTCCAGGGTAAGGTGATCTTTATAGATTTTTGGAATACCTGGTGTAGTCCCTGCAGGTCGGCTATGCAAACTTTTGAGCCGGTAAAACAACAGTATAAAGACAAAAATATCGCATTCGTATATCTTGCTGATGAAAGCTCACCCATAACAGCCTGGGAAAATATGATAGCCGGTATTCCCGGTGAACATTATCGTCTTAATGGGCCGCAAATGCAGTACCTGTCGAAAAAGTTTGGGATAAAAGGCATTCCGTCCTATCTCATACTCAACCAGAAAGCGGAACAGGTTTATTTTAAAACGGGCTTCTCCGGAAATGAGGTGATTTCAGGTATCCTTGACAAGGAGCTGGAAAAAGAATAA
- the nosZ gene encoding Sec-dependent nitrous-oxide reductase, with protein sequence MSVNKILAAALCLSVTWFTSCKPKGSGNAVGADAAAKTYVAPGKYDELYNFVSGGFSGQLSVYGIPSGRLLRVIPVFSADPEKGWGYSEETKPMLNTSHGYVPWDDLHHVEMSMTDGVADGKWVFVNGNNTPRLARIDLKTFRTAEIIELPNSAGNHSSPFGTENSEYIVAGTRFSVPPDGDKSDVPIKTYKENFKGHISFVSIDKNTGAMDLAFQLKTPGVNFDLARAGKGKSHDWFFFSCYNTEQANTLLEVNASKRDKDFIMAVNWKKAEEYVKAGKGVKQAVTYAHNTFDEATQTAKSEMKKEVTVLDVAAFPDLVYFIPCPKSPHGCDVDPTGEYIVGSGKLAALLPVFSYDKIQAAIAAKSFEPEKYAGVPVIKYEAALYGEVQKPGLGPLHTEFDGKGNAYTSFFVSSEVVKWNIKDLKVLDRQPTYYSVGHLMIPGGNTKKPYGKYLIAYNKITKDRYLPTGPELSQSAQLYDISGDKMQLILDYPTIGEPHYAQAVPAELIKDKQLKIFDINANKHPYKANGEAEAKVVRQGTTVHVYLTTIRSHLTPDNIEGVQLGDEVYFHVTNLEQDWDVPHGFAIKGANNSELLIMPGETTTLKWVPDRIGVFPIYCTDFCSALHQEMSGYVRVSPKGSNVPITFGLGDK encoded by the coding sequence ATGTCTGTAAATAAGATACTGGCGGCAGCCCTGTGCCTGTCTGTTACCTGGTTCACCTCCTGCAAACCCAAAGGATCGGGAAATGCGGTAGGTGCAGATGCTGCAGCCAAAACATATGTAGCTCCCGGTAAATACGATGAGCTCTATAATTTTGTTTCCGGGGGCTTTAGCGGTCAGCTGAGCGTTTATGGTATCCCCAGCGGACGCCTCCTGCGCGTTATCCCTGTATTTTCCGCCGATCCTGAAAAAGGCTGGGGTTATAGCGAAGAAACAAAACCCATGCTCAACACTTCTCACGGGTATGTGCCATGGGATGATCTTCACCACGTAGAAATGTCTATGACCGATGGTGTTGCCGATGGTAAATGGGTATTCGTAAATGGCAACAATACTCCCCGTCTTGCCCGTATCGATCTTAAAACATTCCGTACAGCCGAGATCATTGAATTGCCTAACAGCGCCGGTAACCATAGTTCTCCTTTCGGTACCGAAAACTCTGAATACATTGTTGCGGGAACAAGGTTCAGCGTACCTCCCGATGGCGACAAGAGCGACGTTCCCATTAAAACTTACAAAGAAAATTTTAAAGGCCATATCAGCTTTGTAAGCATCGATAAAAATACCGGTGCCATGGATCTGGCGTTCCAGTTGAAGACACCGGGTGTGAACTTCGACCTTGCACGTGCCGGTAAAGGTAAATCGCATGACTGGTTCTTCTTCAGTTGTTATAATACAGAGCAAGCCAATACACTGCTTGAAGTAAATGCTTCGAAAAGGGATAAAGATTTTATCATGGCAGTGAACTGGAAGAAGGCTGAAGAATATGTAAAGGCAGGAAAAGGTGTTAAACAAGCCGTTACATACGCACACAACACTTTCGATGAAGCAACACAAACTGCCAAGTCTGAAATGAAAAAAGAAGTGACCGTACTTGATGTTGCTGCGTTTCCTGACCTGGTTTACTTTATTCCATGTCCTAAATCACCACATGGTTGCGATGTTGATCCTACTGGTGAATACATTGTAGGTAGCGGCAAGCTTGCTGCATTGTTGCCGGTGTTCAGCTACGATAAGATACAGGCTGCTATTGCTGCCAAAAGCTTTGAACCCGAAAAATATGCCGGCGTGCCCGTTATCAAATACGAAGCGGCATTGTACGGCGAAGTACAAAAACCAGGCTTAGGCCCCTTGCATACCGAGTTCGACGGTAAAGGCAATGCCTACACTTCTTTCTTCGTATCATCCGAAGTGGTGAAATGGAACATTAAAGATCTGAAAGTATTGGACAGACAGCCTACTTACTACTCTGTAGGTCACCTTATGATACCGGGTGGTAATACCAAGAAGCCTTATGGCAAATACCTGATCGCTTATAACAAGATCACGAAAGACCGTTACCTGCCTACAGGTCCTGAGCTATCGCAAAGCGCCCAGTTATACGATATCAGCGGCGACAAAATGCAGCTGATCCTCGACTATCCTACGATCGGCGAACCGCACTATGCACAGGCTGTTCCGGCAGAACTGATCAAAGACAAACAACTGAAGATCTTTGATATCAATGCCAACAAACATCCTTATAAAGCAAACGGTGAAGCTGAAGCTAAAGTAGTGCGCCAGGGAACCACCGTACACGTGTATCTCACCACCATACGCTCTCACCTCACTCCCGATAACATTGAAGGTGTACAGTTGGGAGACGAAGTGTACTTCCACGTTACCAACCTTGAACAGGATTGGGATGTGCCACATGGCTTTGCTATTAAAGGCGCTAACAATTCGGAATTACTCATCATGCCTGGCGAAACAACCACGCTTAAATGGGTGCCGGATCGTATTGGGGTGTTCCCTATTTACTGTACCGACTTCTGCTCTGCCCTGCACCAGGAAATGTCGGGTTATGTAAGAGTTTCTCCCAAAGGTAGCAACGTGCCTATCACTTTTGGATTGGGTGATAAGTAA
- a CDS encoding sodium/sugar symporter has product MQSLTTNDYLVFLLYFLAVAFYGIWIYRRKKTVEASSKDYFLAEGSLTWWAIGASLISSNISAEQFVGMSGSGFKIGLAISTYEWMAAITLVIVAVFFIPVYLKNKIYTMPQFLQQRYNKTVALVMAVFWLLLYVVVNLTSILYLGAIAVSGVSGIDLTWAMWGLAFFAIIITLGGMKVIGYTSVVQVFFLILGGLATTYIAIDQVAEHFGTPGIIAGFKQMLTRAPEHFKMIIPKTDPNFIDLPGLSVLLGGMWIVNLNYWGCNQYIVQRALGADLKTARTGILFAAFLKLLMPLLIVVPGIAAFVLFQEKTGEFASISNPDASYPVLLNLLPVGLKGLSFAALTAAVVASLAGKVNSIATIFTLDIYKNVFKTDASEKNLVLIGKITVIVSMILGVVIAPHLGMDKQGGFQYIQEYTGFVSPGIFAMFILGFFWKKTTSNAALFATIGGFLLSVVFKLLPGWVDLSPLYSIGFAVENVSTHVYEIPFLDRMGLVFVICMIGMYVISLIETRKGKKPAALEVDTTMFKTNPGFVAGSLIIVGLLVALYGLFW; this is encoded by the coding sequence ATGCAGTCCCTCACCACTAACGATTACCTTGTATTTCTGCTCTACTTCCTGGCAGTCGCATTTTACGGTATATGGATTTACCGTCGTAAAAAAACAGTAGAGGCTAGCTCTAAAGACTACTTTCTGGCCGAAGGGTCGTTAACGTGGTGGGCCATCGGCGCATCCCTGATTTCTTCCAACATATCGGCAGAACAGTTCGTAGGTATGAGCGGCTCGGGCTTTAAAATTGGTCTTGCTATCTCTACTTACGAATGGATGGCAGCTATCACGCTCGTTATCGTTGCCGTATTCTTCATCCCTGTTTATCTTAAGAACAAGATCTACACCATGCCGCAGTTTCTGCAGCAACGCTACAACAAAACAGTAGCACTGGTGATGGCTGTGTTCTGGTTACTCCTTTATGTGGTGGTAAACCTCACCTCTATCCTTTATCTCGGTGCCATCGCTGTAAGTGGCGTTTCCGGTATCGATTTAACATGGGCTATGTGGGGACTGGCATTCTTTGCCATCATCATCACGCTGGGCGGTATGAAAGTAATTGGTTATACCTCTGTGGTACAGGTGTTCTTCCTTATCCTCGGTGGTCTCGCTACTACTTATATCGCTATCGATCAGGTGGCTGAACATTTCGGAACACCCGGTATCATCGCTGGTTTCAAACAAATGCTTACCAGGGCGCCGGAACACTTCAAAATGATCATTCCTAAAACAGATCCTAACTTCATCGACTTACCAGGTCTTTCTGTACTGCTCGGTGGTATGTGGATCGTGAACCTGAACTACTGGGGTTGTAACCAATACATCGTTCAAAGGGCGCTTGGTGCCGATCTTAAAACAGCCCGTACAGGTATCCTGTTCGCTGCTTTCCTGAAGCTCCTCATGCCTTTACTGATCGTTGTTCCGGGTATCGCAGCTTTCGTGCTGTTCCAGGAAAAAACAGGTGAATTTGCTTCTATCTCTAACCCCGATGCTTCTTACCCCGTGCTGCTTAACCTGCTTCCTGTAGGTCTGAAAGGCCTGTCATTTGCGGCCCTTACAGCTGCGGTGGTAGCTTCTCTGGCAGGTAAGGTAAACAGTATCGCTACAATCTTCACACTGGATATCTATAAGAACGTCTTCAAAACAGACGCCAGCGAGAAAAACCTCGTGTTGATAGGTAAGATTACAGTGATCGTTTCCATGATCCTCGGCGTAGTGATCGCTCCGCACCTGGGTATGGATAAACAAGGTGGCTTCCAGTACATCCAGGAATATACAGGCTTTGTATCGCCAGGTATCTTCGCCATGTTCATCCTTGGCTTCTTCTGGAAAAAAACGACCTCCAACGCAGCCCTGTTTGCTACTATCGGCGGCTTCCTGCTCTCCGTAGTATTTAAACTCCTGCCAGGATGGGTTGATCTTAGCCCGCTGTATTCTATCGGGTTCGCAGTAGAAAATGTCAGCACACATGTTTACGAAATTCCATTCCTCGATCGTATGGGACTCGTATTCGTGATCTGTATGATCGGTATGTATGTGATCAGTCTTATCGAAACCCGCAAAGGCAAAAAGCCTGCAGCGCTCGAAGTGGATACCACTATGTTCAAAACCAATCCTGGTTTCGTAGCTGGCTCTCTCATCATCGTAGGTCTGTTGGTTGCTTTATACGGTTTGTTCTGGTAA
- a CDS encoding gliding motility-associated C-terminal domain-containing protein, whose protein sequence is MRDILCNRADTMQSIVTIRPETKLLVTKSNDIDCVLGSANLSVSGGMRYEWAPAASLSNPYSYNPIVRTDTTTWFYVQSADSYGCRAKDSILVRVIRNANLNTYPLVNAFTPNGDGLNDCFGIKNWGYIKSMELAIYNRWGQQVFVTNNPGDCWNGKFNNADQPPGTFVVTIKAETLCGTVIKNGTLVLLR, encoded by the coding sequence ATGCGCGATATACTTTGTAATAGGGCAGATACCATGCAGTCTATTGTTACAATCCGACCCGAAACGAAACTCCTGGTCACAAAATCCAATGATATCGATTGTGTGTTGGGCTCCGCCAATCTTTCAGTGTCAGGCGGCATGAGGTATGAGTGGGCCCCGGCAGCCAGTTTGAGTAATCCCTATAGTTACAATCCTATAGTCCGAACCGATACCACCACCTGGTTCTATGTTCAGTCTGCCGACAGCTATGGCTGCCGTGCTAAAGACTCTATTCTTGTCAGGGTGATTAGAAATGCAAACCTCAATACTTATCCGCTCGTTAATGCGTTTACTCCCAATGGAGACGGGTTGAACGACTGCTTTGGGATAAAAAACTGGGGTTATATTAAAAGCATGGAACTCGCCATCTATAACCGATGGGGGCAGCAGGTGTTTGTAACTAATAATCCCGGCGACTGCTGGAACGGTAAGTTCAATAATGCCGATCAACCACCGGGAACCTTTGTAGTAACTATAAAGGCGGAAACACTTTGTGGCACAGTTATAAAAAATGGCACTTTAGTGCTGCTCCGTTAG
- the rhuM gene encoding RhuM family protein, whose translation MENGNIAIYQSPDGQTIDVVLENDTIWLTQAQIIELFGSSKANISEHIKNIFIFNELEKNLTVRKIRTVRQEGKRKVVREIEHYNLDMIISIGYRVNSKRGTQFRIWANKILKDYLIEGYALNEKRLKEKTQQLDALKQTVRLLSNMLESNPLSSDEASGLIKVLADYTYALDVLDKYDHRTLTIEATHKKPSFVATYEEAMKAIRSLKEKFGGSSLFGNEKDESFKSSIATIYQSFGGVDLYPSVEEKAANLLYFVVKNHSFSDGNKRIAAFLFVWFLEKNGLLYRNDGTKRLADNALVALTLMIAESKPDEKDIMAQVVINLINGYN comes from the coding sequence ATGGAAAACGGAAATATCGCCATATATCAGTCGCCTGATGGGCAAACTATTGATGTCGTTCTAGAGAATGATACCATTTGGTTGACACAGGCACAAATCATAGAATTATTTGGTTCCAGTAAGGCAAACATAAGTGAACACATAAAAAATATATTCATTTTCAACGAGTTAGAAAAGAATCTAACTGTTCGGAAAATCCGAACAGTTCGCCAGGAAGGCAAAAGGAAAGTTGTGAGGGAAATTGAGCATTACAATCTGGATATGATCATTTCTATAGGATACCGGGTGAATTCGAAACGTGGAACACAGTTTCGAATATGGGCCAATAAGATCTTGAAAGATTATCTGATCGAAGGATATGCATTGAACGAAAAACGGTTAAAGGAAAAAACGCAGCAATTAGACGCATTAAAGCAAACCGTTCGGCTTTTGAGCAACATGCTGGAGTCAAACCCTTTAAGTTCAGACGAGGCCAGTGGTTTGATAAAGGTTCTGGCTGATTACACTTATGCATTGGATGTGCTGGACAAATATGACCATCGCACTTTAACTATAGAAGCTACACATAAGAAACCCTCTTTTGTCGCTACTTATGAAGAGGCAATGAAAGCTATACGAAGCCTTAAAGAAAAATTCGGTGGCAGCAGCCTGTTTGGCAATGAAAAAGACGAGTCCTTCAAGAGCTCCATTGCCACCATTTATCAATCATTTGGAGGGGTAGACCTTTACCCTAGCGTAGAGGAAAAAGCGGCCAATCTTTTGTATTTCGTAGTCAAGAATCATTCTTTTTCCGACGGCAATAAACGTATTGCCGCTTTCCTTTTCGTTTGGTTCCTTGAAAAGAATGGATTGTTATACCGTAACGATGGAACAAAGCGCCTTGCCGATAATGCTCTTGTTGCTCTTACGCTTATGATTGCAGAGAGTAAGCCAGATGAAAAAGACATCATGGCACAGGTGGTGATAAATCTTATTAATGGCTATAACTGA
- a CDS encoding outer membrane beta-barrel protein, with product MKKIFLFIIAIALLSVAASAQITKGSSYLGGDIGLSHSKSESDQIEYDTKATTIGASASIGFAYKENRVWGLSLNYTYLNSEDASQDRKLNGYGAGVFLRQYKPLGKGFYLFANEGLNLLYSVEDWHYSAAGGTWFGLKTYSASVGLSPGVAYDVNRKFQLELSLNNMIYADYSHQKSPDPGSVFFDGKSTRNTFSLGSDLNNLAKLGSVRIGARWVLGRHK from the coding sequence ATGAAAAAGATATTTCTTTTCATAATTGCCATCGCGTTATTATCTGTCGCCGCCTCTGCCCAAATTACGAAGGGGTCTTCCTATCTGGGGGGCGATATTGGCTTAAGCCATTCCAAATCAGAGTCCGATCAAATTGAATATGATACTAAGGCAACCACTATTGGTGCCAGCGCTTCCATAGGTTTTGCCTACAAAGAAAACAGGGTATGGGGACTCTCATTAAATTATACCTATCTTAATTCAGAAGACGCCTCCCAGGATCGGAAGTTAAATGGTTACGGGGCAGGAGTCTTTCTGCGTCAATATAAACCTCTGGGTAAAGGCTTCTATTTGTTTGCAAACGAGGGATTAAATCTCTTGTATAGCGTTGAAGACTGGCATTACAGCGCTGCAGGAGGCACTTGGTTTGGACTTAAAACCTATAGTGCTTCTGTTGGTCTTTCTCCTGGAGTCGCATATGATGTAAACAGGAAGTTTCAACTTGAATTGAGTTTGAATAATATGATTTACGCCGATTATAGCCATCAGAAAAGTCCCGATCCGGGAAGTGTTTTCTTTGACGGAAAAAGTACAAGAAACACCTTCAGTCTTGGAAGTGACCTTAATAACCTTGCAAAATTAGGTTCTGTTAGAATAGGTGCCCGCTGGGTATTAGGCAGGCATAAATAA
- a CDS encoding c-type cytochrome translates to MKKSSLAAITLSVAMCLLIACGGGSSHKEQKSATTNTPSEEPAAANPSYDPKRGEGKFDESNVKVGPLNTAMAAKGKTTAETKCFSCHKTSAEKLVGPGWKGVTARKTPHWIMNFVTNPDPMIDKDPEVQAQLEICLVRMPNQNLTEDEARNILEFMRQNDGAK, encoded by the coding sequence ATGAAGAAGTCATCTCTCGCAGCCATTACGTTATCTGTTGCGATGTGTTTGTTGATTGCTTGCGGCGGCGGTTCCTCCCATAAGGAACAGAAATCTGCTACAACAAATACGCCGTCTGAAGAGCCGGCAGCTGCCAATCCTTCCTACGATCCCAAAAGAGGAGAGGGGAAATTCGATGAATCGAATGTAAAAGTAGGGCCTCTTAATACCGCAATGGCTGCCAAAGGGAAGACTACAGCCGAAACCAAATGTTTCTCCTGCCATAAAACTTCAGCGGAAAAATTAGTAGGGCCAGGATGGAAAGGTGTAACAGCAAGAAAGACACCTCACTGGATCATGAACTTTGTTACCAACCCCGATCCTATGATCGACAAAGACCCTGAAGTGCAGGCCCAGCTTGAAATATGTCTCGTGCGTATGCCTAATCAAAACCTCACGGAAGACGAAGCGAGGAACATCCTCGAGTTCATGCGTCAAAACGATGGTGCCAAATAA